The following is a genomic window from Garra rufa chromosome 4, GarRuf1.0, whole genome shotgun sequence.
CAGGGTGTGACATCATGCGCTGACAATGTGCTCTGTACTCAGGTAATCAGGCTGAACAGCATGGAGCGAGCCAGATCATCCGtgattttgagatattttgcAACAGATACGGCAATAAGTTCCATCACCGTTTGCAATATATGCAAAGTTAACGTTCTGAGGAGTTGTGGTAAAATGTTGAATTACAACACTACAAATTTACTAAAGCATTTACAGAGATGTCATCCAAAAGAGCATGCAGAGTTCGAAGCAGCACAAACATAAGCAAGACAGAACGAAGCTGCAGACTTTGGAGGCGACAGAAAAGAATTCAGACATTTCCATGAAATGGAATGTGAAAGCAGCAAAAATCACAGAAAGTATTCTGAATTTCATTGGTTTGGATGGGCAACCGCTATCCGTCATTGGAGACAAGGGCTTCAGACTGCTAATAAAACACCTGCAGCCCATGTACGATATAGTGAAATGGAAATATTTGTCCGAGACTGCTCTACCTGAACTTTACCAAAAAGTGTGCAAACACATTGACTTGTAGATGTTTGAACACATTAACTTGAAAGATGTCAAAGTGGTGAGTTTTACAACAGACATCTGGAGCTCAGACGTGTCGCCAGTGTTGCTTTTAAGATTAACTGCACACTGGTTGGATGTGCATTTTGTACCACAAAGTGCCATGCTAAATGCAATAAACTTTTGTGGGTCACACACCAGCAACGCGATTGCTAAGTGGAATTTGCCACTTGTCAAGCATTTCCTTTTGGGCAGCTGCAAAGTCCACATTATTCTTCGAGACAATGCCAGCAACATGAAATGTGCCATGGCCATCATGGAAGTGCGCAGTTTAGGCTGTGTTGCTCATAAATGCAGTTTGTTGTAAATGAGGGACTTCTCTCACAACGCGGTGTGAGTGATGCCATTGCACCTAGGAGACACATTGTGGGGCATTTAAACACTCTCCTCTTGCATATTCCCGGCTGTAAAATATCCAGCTTGAGGTGAATGTGGAACCAAAACGCCTCCAGCAAGACGTAAGAACAATGTGGAATAGCACCTACTTCATGATAGAGAGTCTGTTGGAACAGAAGCGAGTCCTGTCTGCCTATGCTGCAGACCATGACCTACCCGCAACATTCACAGCAAACCAGTGGGTCTTGcttgaaaaaaacaaatatatgtcTTGAACCATTTGAAGAGTTTACTAAAAAGGTGAGCTCAGCCACTCATTGCTGATGTTATCCCAAGTGTCACTGTTCTCAAATGTGTCCTTTCCATAGAAACCGAGGCCGACTCTGGGATTAAAACCATGAAAAAGACCTTCCTAGAAGCCATCGACAAACGCTTCAGAACAGTGGAAGATGAACCTCTGTATACACTCTCAACTCTGCTGGACCCAAGATACAAAGACAGGTAAGACTGTAaactattaatacattttttatttctctcTCTGTATATCAATCTATATATTTGACAAAAGTAACATAGTACATGTACACTATATGTTTTACATATATCTTAGCTTGTATTTTTAGATTTAAAGTAAAGATAAATGTGCTACCATTTGGCATATCTATGATGTACTAATATGTAACTTGTGTATGAGTGTAACTTTTTCAGATTCTTTACGAGTGCAGAGTCTGCAAAGCTTGGAAAAGATGTACTGGCCAAAGAACTAGAGGAAGACTTGAGGGCTACCATGGATGATGGAGCATCAGAGATTTTGGAGCCACCAGAAAAAGCAAGTAAGAGTAGCAGTAGCTTCATAAAAGAATTTGACAAAATTCATGAGGAATCTGGTGGTACAGCAAGCTGCTCCAGCACTGCAGTCCAAATGCATGGATTTTGCATTTGCTGTTAAAATGCATGAAACAATCCCTGTTACACATGAcccatacaaatacaaatactggGGACTCAACCGCCAGCATTTTCCTAGCCTTGCTGTCGTGGCCTTGAAATACCTCTGTGCACCTTGCACTAGCGTAGAAAGTGAAAGACTCTTTAGCATTTTCTTCTATCCTGGATGAGAGGCGAAACAGACTGACAGCTGAGAGAGCAGATATGCTTGCTTTTCTAAGCAAGAACCTGCCAGTGATGCTCAAGACTAAGCTTGATATGTTCAATTGTTAAAAAGGATGTTAAATTCTGTGTGTACTAAAGAATTACAAAGTGTCTACCAAGTAAAGCTATTGCTTTTTCCTGAGTTTAATGTATACTGAATTTTGAATTTCCACTGACTAAactattataaataaaattttctGTTTAGTTTTACATGTGCAGTTTTACTAAGCTAAtgaagctttatttatttatgttggaTGTTACATTTTATTTGCACTAAAGCATCACAAACAGCTGACCCCTGTTTATCTTGAATATCTACCAAGCAAGTAAAGCTATTACTTATTTGAAACAATTTCAgctgctttatttttttattatacactGGATTTTGAAATTTGCActtactttttgttttatttatttgtacagcATCTTATTTTGTATCTACACTTGTCGCACTGGTgctgttttaataaatatttcaCTAAAAACAAATCATTTGTGCATTTGTAATTTGTTTTACAAGGTTAGGAAATTATTGTTCATGTAGATCCTGGTGCCTTGTACATTTTTATAGGTAATTCagcacttttttttaaaaatgttactttagtATCGGATCTGTACTCGGTATTGGCCAATACTAAATCTCAGGTACACTAGATGAGAAGCAGGCAGTGGACGACTACATCCCTCCAAAAGCTAACACTGTCATATGTAGCCTTATGTTTCTTGTCTTCTGCCTTGTGTTTTCActattctgatttggtttctccctctgtcttcccccgtcagtttgtaatcatttggtttagtccttgtttagtcattatctgtatcacctgtgtgtcttgattagtttgctttataagtctgtctttgagttcagtctatTGTCGGTCATTATTTGAGTTTGCTTCACGTGTGTGGATATTCCCTGTTATTGTCAAGTTCAAGATTAAAAAGGATACTTTATTTGAGTTGGTCTCACGTCTCGTCTTACCAGCACGATCAGTAACAAACACAGAAAGCGCACCATTTACCATTTATTAGACTTTGCTAATGTATTTGAGGCTGTCATGTCAATTGAAAATCCTGAGGATGAAATTGAAATGGGCAACAACAAGTATCATTGTCCAAATATACACTTGCCATTGttttgcatatactacatcagttaAGTGAAGGTGAAGCAAGTTCGACAAAAGGTATGTCTGGAAAGAATTTTTACAGTTGCTCCGGTGACACTGCTTTGTTGATCTCAGCATTGCTTTCCAATTCATAGCAAGCCAATTGGTGTGACCTGAAATTTCCCTGGGTGGTGCTTACCCTGATTTTCAGAAGATACCGCTTGGTCTTTATTCAAACCTTCATGCCTGCCCTGCTTCTGGAGTGCTTCCCAGTCCTTCTTCCACCTGAAAGTCTTGTTTGTTACCAATGGGTTTCAGAAGAGCTGTGGGTTTTAACTTAATTGGTGTCAAAGGATAACTGGGGATCACCTGTGAAGGTGTTATCCTCCCTACCTCCTCCTCTCGTCTTGCCCAAATGAAGTCAGCTTTCTTTGACACTAATCTGGTGACACTGAATTCAAGTCCTCTCAGCCACTGGCCTGCTGGGATGCACTATTGCCATTTGCTATACAGATCTTTTGCAGTCTTCATCAAATTTTGAAGGTGAGTGAGCATGAAATGCTTCGTGATTGCCATTTGGAACTACTGCCGCAACTTGTTCGCTCTCAGCTTCACCAACCTGCAGTGCTGTGGACAGTTCCATATCTCCATATCTGGCCCATAGAGTTTCTTGAAGCTTTAGTTTCATTCAGTTTTAACTCACATTCGCATTCGCATATCTTTATGCTGTTCTGTTAACACAACTGACTTGTCTGCGTCCAGCCCTCCCTCTAATTCTGCAGTCATGCCTGCTTCAAGATCATCATTTACTTCCATGACTTTCTCTGCTTGCTTTGTGAGTTAATCTAAACTGCTCAGGAGATCTTCCTCCGACATCTCTTCACAGGTTCTTGATATAGTGTTAATTAGACATGTGAATGCCCTTTTTTCCACTGTCCTTTCTGCTTTAAGCTGTTCGAGCATTATGATATCTTTCAACAAGTTAGGAAGAAATATAGAATTCTTTGAAAGATATTTTCCCCTCTTCTAACTTGTCTATTTGAGTCTCACAGGTTTCCAGTTCCTACTGGTATCCCGGTTTTTCACTGTCAAGCTGTTTCTTTTCTTGCACAATTTCCCCGCTTGAAAGGAGAGAGACATCATCAACGGAGACCTTAACTGGATTCCACTATTCTTTTATTTGCATCAATTATGATGAAGTTGTAGCAGAAAGGTGAAAACCCCTTAAATAGAAACAAAAGTATAACATGTAAATAAATTGCAAATAAACTTAAACAACCAGTGTTTGTcattctgatttctttgtatctGCTTTTAACATACAGCATTGTTCAACTGTATCATTTAATACTAAAATACACTTTTTAGAGTGCAATCTGTAGTATAGTTTAGAAAATTGACTATTTAGTTTCAAGACATGTATATAAAATCGGattaactgtatgattttaacgATCAGCTTAGACACACATGAACTTCAGAATTAATCAATGTCCTCGCCCATTATAGTCGCTGTTTTAAATTACAGTGCATCCCAAAACTGAAATCcccgacagcccctctgcaactggagcggTTAGCCAAATTTAGGCCTGGTTCTACTGGGGTACTATCcgtgctatataaccctcaaacgaaaacaaagcaattgaagatctggcaaacaatccaacgtgtttttgcagcgttgaatGCGAAACAATTAGAAACAGTTTGTCAGAATTCAATCACCACTGAAAGCGGCAGATcagtttttattaagtgccgttctgcgcgctcgtgaatcatctcatgactaagtgtAGACACGATGTAAATTAAAGATTCATTGTTTAGTTTAGAAAgatttattgattataacggaactttGTGGGATTTCACAATGAGCTAAGAttagtgacgcttttagtgataataaagggagcgcgctttgcactttccaggctgtaatccattcagaatttgtatgaaacacATACACGCtgctatgttttgggaattacatctgcatatttatgctgggttcattctcgaaggagcggtgactgacacagtgatagCAATTGACGGGACAAAAATATTTTCCCCCTtagttaaaggaaccgtatgtaagaaatttatgtcagttaatcataaaatggccctgacatgtcactagacattaagaaatcatgttaatttcaaatacttatatcactgacaacagtggtccggccaggatattgtcatttaaaagtgcaagttgcagccctcaactgatgttattgttgtcattttgtgttttggtctgaggctccaccctccagctatctaccaatcacgaagttagtagagtttcgtgatctgggttgccagctctgctctagttagttacagctgctgctaagaacgagtcggataaaacatgtataaagttacgaaacctaaaagacctcggtatgaatccgaaatacgtcgtgacaaagtccgaaataaaacaaggatttgtataggagatgcctttgtcagatggagacggctgaaaacggagaagaatttgaagacagacgccaacgttgctaattttctcctggacaggtaagattcatctatgtttggctaacctACTTGTACTTAATGTAAATAGACATTTCAAATATTCAAGACAGTCGAACAAAGGTATATATGTTCGTGCAAAGTAACGTTACGTTAGCGCATATGGAGGAGGTGGGTCATCGAATTGAAAAGGTAAGGAATTGTTTGGGAAATAGAAACAGTGAGTCGTCATTGCTAACATTAGCAATGCATTATCAGAGCCCGTTTCTCTGTCATTATGCTGAAACGTCGAGGAAAACAACATTAGCACGTCGATTATGGCAATGTGAAATGTAATTGAGACGTATTTGAGTAGCCTAACGTTACTTAGGTAAAAAAGGATTCATCATTCGTTCTTCGCTTATAAATATTGTGGACTACACATGCTGCAAGTTGACCTGTACGACCATTGCTAATGTTATTTAGTTACTTTCAATCTTTTCTGATGGGACTGAAAGCTTCCAGAGTTGTAGTTCCACTTAGTGGAAGCAATTCTATGTTTGTATTTCATAAAGCTAAATAGCCTAAGTTGTGTCCCATTTATTGTCAGACGTGCCCTTTTGGTCACACTGTGTGGAGATGGACCTCACAGCCCACTGTGAGGTACGGTATGCTGGCAGGGGACTTCATGTTGGCAAGCAACATCCTACTCTCAGGAAGCAATTATGCCAAAGTCTCGTTTCTGTTTCAGTTTATGAACATGGGGATGGTGGACCGTAGTTCCTTTTTCACAGTTCAGGACACGTGCGGTATAGACACTGTGAAGGAGTTTTGGGAAGAGAGGAGGGCTGAGGCAATACATCGCCTAAAAGACAGTGGTAATATTAGGTAATGTACACATTTTATTCATTTAGGCTAGAGTAGTATGTTCATATGTCAATTTGATGTAATGTGAAAATCATTGATTCTTGTTTACAAATTGAATAGCGGATGGTAGAATGGACAGCCCTGGACATTGTGCCCAGTACTGTACATACACTGCCATGGAGAATGAATCCAGGGAAATCATCTCTGTCATCACTGTGGACAAAAGACAGACTGGGCAAAATTCTTTGATCATGGAGAGAGAGGCATTTGTGCGGACAGTCGACACTCTTTTGAATGAAGTGAGACTAGTGGAGGTCTGCACTGATGCCCATGTCCAGATCTCCGCACTAATGAGTAAGTTGGCACTGAAATTGTGTGTTACTTGTAGAATTAGAACAACTTTTTTGGAGGGGTGGGGGGGCATTACTGTACTTattgtgcatgttatttttccaAATAAAAGACAAAGGAAAGTACAAAGACCTTGGGCTGCAGCATAGCTTGGATAtgtcttaagtgagattccaaaccgaagggagcaaacatgttcagttcgaagggcactgcgaacgacatagggaataagggaacatcggtacatcacttcacaggaagtggacggggaaaattaaccaactgtcattgcgcaccgcgtcaccaatTAGGATGGAGCAGAGCtgttaaagttttttaaaggctctgcaatggagcggttgcaataaatgttgttattattatacaaattagagtgtttatgaatggttatggcgattcatgttacatttgcataatgTATTGTATGAATGAAAGTTAAACCGGCAAGGTGAGGCTCtaacatgttttattttgttttatttaacattaccACAAGATACTTAAATATAGGCTGCGTGTTGGAAAgaaagtgcgtgagataagaccactACAATCTATTAAccgtctaaacatatacattttgactatatttattatatacccaagtttatatgtattttatatgtatttaaattaaagtaaaataaattacaatatttatttatgttatatcataaaatgcgtgaccctgccgttgatttgctttgatgacgttctagggcattccaaatgagcgattattgtcagcgaagtccacttcaacggatataccgtgctaagggagtagggagcagtgaacactgcgtagggaccctgtcgatcggaacgcacctagtATGTCCACAGAATCTCTCTATGCTGAACATGAACATTTTTGCTGCGTCACAAGCTCACTCTGCATCTGCCGCTACAACAGCCACATCCCTTATTTTACTGAATCGAAATTAAAGTTCTCACCGGCTGCCACTCGGGGATATGATGATGGTTTAGATGTCTGTGCACTTGCGTCCAGACTTTGATTTCAGCATAGGAGTCGCGTTAGCTTTTAGTTTTGGCAGAGAAGAGTTAGCACATCGAGAGTCCTCATGTTTGACGTCTTCAGGACAAGCACTACCAAGCCACTTCTGAAACAGAAACAACGTCAGAAGCATCTTACCTGAGCTGAGGAGAAAATTAACTGGAATGTTGCTCAGTGGCCCAAAGTCATCTTTTCAgataaaagtaaattttgcatttcatattGAAATCATGGTCCCAGAGTCTGAAGGAAGACTGGAGAGGCAGAGAATCCAAGCTGCTCGAAGTCCATTGTGAAGTTTCTAAATTCAGTAATGCTTTGGGGTGCCGTGacgtctgctggtgttggtccgctGTGTTTTATCAAGTGTAAAGTCAATGAAGATATCTACCAGGAGAATTTGGAGCACTTTATGCTTCTATCTGCTgacaagctttatggagatgctgATTTCCTTTTCCAGCAGGACTTAAGCACCTGCCCACAGTGCAAAAACCACTTCCAAGTGTTTTGCTGGCTATGATATTACTGTGCTTTATTGGCAAGCCAACATGCTTGACCtgaaccccattgagaatctatGGGATATTTTCAAGAGAAAGATGAGAAACAATCCAACAATATACAGACAATCTGAAGGTTCAATAgtgcctcagcagtgccacaggctgatcacTTCAATGCTGTAATTTGTGCTAGGAGCAAGTAATTTGCTGTAATGTGCtgccgaccaagtattgagtgcataaataaatatacttCAAACAACTTGAACTTTTCTGTTTTGCAAAGCCGTTTATTGATCGATCTTAGGAAATATGAGCTGTAAGCTCTAattatcaaaattaaaacaaaaaaaactttgaaatattttacattacatgtaatgaatctagaatatatgaaagtttcagttttttttaaataagttacaaaaaaaaatgaacttttttCATGATATTCTCATTTTTGGAGCTGCACCTGTACATACAAGCTGCCGGAACGACAACAAAGAATAAACTGTGCTGATAAAAGCATATTTTAGAGCTGAGCATAACTataatatttccatgcttttcttgATATTAAATGTAAAGTTGTCTGATATTTTCACAGCTCTACAACCAGAtataacaacatttaattcacaCATTTAGCTGTGGAGTGAAGGTAGCCTTGATTTCACAGCACCTTTTCTCGTCATATAATAAAGATCACAAATGTTTGCTTGACTTTTCACATGTATCTGTAAGTGTGATTGCAGAAAATGTTTTATTACTCTGACCACAATTAAATTGTCTTCCAGAATGAATGCACAGATGATTGTAGAAACTATTCTACAATAACTTTATCAGTCTAAGGGAAATGGCGACGACGTcccagaatgagtttgcaaatgacgtTTCATGCTGCTTTGGTAtctgaaactcttctcacactgaagacacttgtacggtctctctccagtgtgaagtctTATGTGAGCTTTAAGGTTAACTTTAACCGTAAAACACTTTCCACATTGCTTgcaggtgaaaggtttctctccagtgtgaatccttaAGTGATCCTTGAGGCTTCCTTCTCttgtgaaacactttccacagtcatggcacatgaaaggcttttctccaatGTGGGTTGTTACATGATTCTTAAGGTGATTTGTGTCCGTGAAACTcatttcacactgatgacatttaaaacagttttctcTTGAGTGAATCCTCGTGTGATTATTAAGGTTTTCTTGACatctgaaactcttcccacattgatcacatgtgaaaggtttctctccagaaTGAATTCTAATGTGAGACTTCAGGTTTGCTTTATTCatgaaactctttccgcactgaaTACATATGAATGGTCTCCCTCCATTGTGAATGACTATGTGATACCTAAGGTTTAATTCAGttgtgaagctctttccacactgatcacaaataaacagatTCTCTCCAGTGTGTGTTCTTATGTGGTACTTAAGGCCACTATAGTGTATAAAACTCTTACCACACTGTGTGCAAATatagggcttctctccagtgtgaactctcatgtggattttaagggtTTGTTTTCGAGGGTAactatttccacactgttggcaggtgaaggatctctctccagtgtgaattcttataTGGCCGTTAAGGTGGCTTTTCTGTCTAAAACTCATCCCACACTGATTGCatgtaaaaggcttctctccggtgtggatcctcatgtgttgctcaaggtgtcctttttgagtgaaactctttgcACATTGTTGGCATgcgaaaggcttctctccagtgtgaactctcatgtggagctgtttgtgtttttgaagaaaactctttccacactgttggcaggtgaaatgTCTGCCAGATTTGGTTTTCTGAGGTTTTGCACAAGATGAAGTCTTTTCAGTCTGTGTGGATTTTTCACCAGTCATTAAATCATGGTGTTTCTCAtgctgatctttctcttccatttcatcaAGTTCGTGAGTCTCTTCTTTCAGCACCATCAGGTCTAAAGTGAAATAGATAACACCAGTGTAAAGCACATAGCAACAGACATGAAAACCAGCAGTTGTGGTTCAGCGCATACAAATtacttgtgttaaaaaaaaatcgtaaGTAGAATCTTAAGTATGAAAAATCCTTTAAATGCATTCTATTTAAACGTAATATAATTTCAGTCACGCTGTCCTAGAATGGTTCATTTAGTTACCTGTGTGCCTCCAAAGCTAGTGCACATCCAATAAAGCCATGTTTCAGGAGAAGACCTCATACAGTTAGAACTGTTCTCATGCTCTTAAGCACAACAGTGTTTACTGATTTTATGGGTAAGCTGACTGATGTGACATTGTAGACTGTGTTTTTCAAGTGTTTATATTCTTAGTTACCATACAAATAATCAGACAGGTGTTCTCGCAGGTGGTTTTGGTTATGCTTAGGTACTGTAAGTGTGGATGATCAAATACTAAAGTTACTTCAACGTGATACCTAAAATAATTACTGACTGCTTCTGTTCATAAGTAATGctcactgttgttgttgtttgtttaaaGTTGTGTTTACTGATATACTACatcaacaaaaaaaatattactagaaAAAAAATACTCTTTTCTGTGttcaataataattaataaattattttttactttaaccACTAAATCATTTTACATTAAGGCTCACTTTGACaagttattaatatttataactcATGAATAAATGATTACCGGATAACTTACATTGGATtacattttttcctttttaatgtCTCATGAAGTTACAGCTTGCTTTacgaaaaattattttcttagagTTAAGAGACAGAAATGAGTTTCAATTTAAAAGTTGATATTGGACAGTTAATACGCTTAAGTTTCATAACCGTTTTAAATTACTTATGTGTTTTTGGAAGTAGGATGTTCTCAGGTTAAAGGCAGCGTTAGTGTTTGTCTGGTCCACTCCAAGTCAAATAAAATCACTTTAATTACAACACTGATATTACATTATTAAtcaatatcat
Proteins encoded in this region:
- the LOC141333852 gene encoding uncharacterized protein isoform X1 yields the protein MTFIKEESEDKKIEETFRVKHEDTEEQTDLMVLKEETHELDEMEEKDQHEKHHDLMTGEKSTQTEKTSSCAKPQKTKSGRHFTCQQCGKSFLQKHKQLHMRVHTGEKPFACQQCAKSFTQKGHLEQHMRIHTGEKPFTCNQCGMSFRQKSHLNGHIRIHTGERSFTCQQCGNSYPRKQTLKIHMRVHTGEKPYICTQCGKSFIHYSGLKYHIRTHTGENLFICDQCGKSFTTELNLRYHIVIHNGGRPFICIQCGKSFMNKANLKSHIRIHSGEKPFTCDQCGKSFRCQENLNNHTRIHSRENCFKCHQCEMSFTDTNHLKNHVTTHIGEKPFMCHDCGKCFTREGSLKDHLRIHTGEKPFTCKQCGKCFTVKVNLKAHIRLHTGERPYKCLQCEKSFRYQSSMKRHLQTHSGTSSPFPLD